Proteins co-encoded in one Candidatus Dependentiae bacterium genomic window:
- a CDS encoding efflux RND transporter periplasmic adaptor subunit, which yields MKLAHIVFFCIIGLPIITLGSWWLYNKHNKKDSILLFKTTQPEKRTITRIIDASGLIKLKDTARLGSLVSGTVDEIMVEENTCVKAGQPLATINLKDKDFSYKVALERAKQSLASYEYQKSHTARMKKLFETQGISSDAMESELAKLQDLEATLSVQNMIVEQEKALYEQRILKSPIDGVVVAINVTKGEPITTDLQATVLFEVAPSISNMRAYLDIDESDITLAKPGQKIEISVDSQPSRIFNGKMQSVSYSPKGKSANIKYEGIVDILDGQELLRPGMTAHASVVVAREEDTLGVLSQAFFVNKKALEEVSKKLNYSFKPIPTKKTTADSNVDEKQTKNLWLFENNSFVEKEVEIGITDDTYYAVHSGLSEKDKVIIDVDEVNALDEFYKQISQR from the coding sequence ATGAAACTTGCACACATCGTTTTTTTTTGTATCATCGGTCTTCCAATCATAACTCTTGGTTCATGGTGGCTTTACAATAAACACAACAAAAAAGATTCTATTTTGTTGTTCAAAACAACTCAACCAGAAAAACGAACTATCACAAGGATTATTGACGCTTCTGGATTAATAAAACTCAAAGATACCGCTCGATTAGGAAGCTTGGTTTCAGGAACAGTTGATGAAATCATGGTCGAAGAAAATACTTGCGTCAAAGCAGGCCAACCTCTTGCCACGATTAACCTTAAAGACAAAGATTTTTCATATAAAGTTGCTCTTGAGCGCGCAAAGCAAAGTCTTGCATCATATGAATACCAAAAATCACACACCGCTCGTATGAAAAAATTATTCGAAACACAGGGAATATCTTCAGATGCTATGGAATCAGAACTTGCAAAATTGCAAGATCTGGAGGCCACATTAAGTGTTCAAAATATGATTGTTGAACAAGAAAAAGCATTATATGAACAGCGCATTTTAAAATCTCCTATTGATGGGGTTGTTGTTGCAATAAATGTTACTAAGGGCGAACCAATTACAACTGACTTGCAAGCAACCGTTTTATTTGAAGTAGCACCAAGCATATCCAATATGCGAGCATATTTAGATATTGATGAAAGCGATATAACGCTGGCAAAACCAGGTCAAAAAATTGAAATTTCTGTTGATAGTCAGCCAAGCAGAATTTTTAATGGAAAAATGCAATCGGTCAGTTACTCGCCCAAGGGCAAATCTGCCAATATCAAATACGAAGGCATTGTAGACATTCTTGATGGACAAGAATTATTGCGTCCTGGCATGACCGCACACGCATCTGTTGTTGTTGCACGAGAGGAAGACACACTTGGAGTTCTTTCACAAGCATTTTTTGTAAACAAGAAAGCTCTTGAAGAAGTATCAAAAAAACTTAACTATTCCTTCAAGCCAATACCAACAAAAAAAACCACTGCTGACTCGAACGTAGATGAAAAACAAACTAAAAATCTGTGGTTATTTGAGAACAATTCTTTTGTCGAAAAAGAAGTTGAAATCGGTATCACCGATGACACGTACTATGCAGTTCATTCGGGACTTTCTGAAAAAGATAAAGTGATTATTGATGTTGATGAAGTAAATGCTCTGGATGAATTTTACAAACAAATATCTCAAAGGTAA
- a CDS encoding FtsX-like permease family protein has protein sequence MLWMNFTNKYLKGNFMNLLMLFSTAWRALQYHKIRTLLTMLGIIIGIAALITTMAIGHGAQKKIEAEIAAMGSNAIVLHAGSPIKNKNVSKNTQITSMKLRDMTALKKQIPLIKYISPIVDSRKTTISHQTTHIEVSLRGGNEHYFHIANRKLKRGRNMTAEDYTLARRVLILGSEAADLLFKNTDPIGKGILIGKKMFLVIGVFEKIEDHDPIATPNLTCLIPYTTAQKKIYKESVEFPHYFFISCINQETIQTVVRQVTNIMRVRHHLKPTDANDFTVFDQQSYGKAKARSSDILSILLLIIASISLLVGGIGVMNIMLVSVSERTKEIGVRMALGATTTMILTQFIIESIVICSIGGLIGVCVGTITPLLIGTFAKWPIAITPISVIIASLVTMLVGIFFGIYPAHRASQLRPVEALQEQ, from the coding sequence ATGCTCTGGATGAATTTTACAAACAAATATCTCAAAGGTAACTTCATGAATCTTTTAATGCTTTTTTCTACCGCATGGCGCGCCTTGCAATACCATAAAATAAGAACCCTTTTAACCATGCTTGGGATTATTATTGGAATTGCAGCGCTCATAACAACCATGGCGATCGGTCACGGTGCACAAAAAAAAATAGAAGCGGAAATTGCTGCAATGGGAAGCAATGCAATCGTTTTGCACGCAGGCTCTCCAATAAAAAATAAAAACGTTTCAAAAAATACTCAAATCACCTCCATGAAACTGCGCGACATGACCGCACTCAAAAAACAAATTCCGCTCATCAAATATATTTCTCCAATCGTTGATTCACGCAAAACAACAATCTCGCATCAAACAACGCACATCGAAGTAAGCTTGCGCGGAGGGAATGAACACTATTTTCATATCGCAAATCGAAAGCTTAAACGCGGACGCAACATGACCGCAGAAGACTACACCCTTGCTCGTAGAGTTTTAATTCTTGGTAGCGAAGCTGCAGATCTTCTTTTTAAGAACACAGATCCGATCGGAAAAGGTATTTTAATCGGAAAAAAAATGTTCTTAGTTATTGGCGTTTTTGAAAAAATAGAAGACCATGACCCAATAGCAACACCAAATTTGACTTGTCTTATTCCCTACACCACTGCCCAAAAAAAGATTTATAAAGAATCGGTAGAGTTTCCGCACTATTTTTTCATTAGTTGCATCAATCAAGAAACAATTCAAACGGTTGTCAGACAAGTTACAAATATCATGCGCGTCAGACATCATTTAAAACCAACTGATGCAAATGATTTTACCGTTTTTGACCAACAATCGTACGGCAAAGCAAAAGCGCGCTCATCAGATATTTTAAGTATTTTATTGTTAATTATCGCCTCAATCTCCCTTCTTGTTGGCGGTATTGGCGTTATGAATATCATGCTGGTTTCGGTTTCTGAACGAACAAAAGAAATTGGCGTTCGCATGGCTCTTGGCGCCACCACAACGATGATTTTAACTCAATTTATTATCGAATCGATTGTGATCTGTAGCATTGGGGGACTAATTGGCGTTTGTGTAGGAACTATCACTCCCTTACTTATTGGAACGTTTGCAAAATGGCCTATTGCAATAACACCTATTTCTGTGATTATTGCCAGCCTGGTGACGATGCTGGTTGGTATTTTTTTTGGTATTTATCCGGCCCACCGAGCATCCCAACTACGACCAGTAGAAGCGCTTCAAGAACAATAA
- a CDS encoding sel1 repeat family protein: protein MVFRSFFFVCFFNFIHFTAFLGAENNYDHVQDREDASFVENDSEEVLSEEVEVKDVDLLYSLGMQFFTGSGCDKSLEQAYEYFMKAAQEGHLLAQLQVARMLERGLGVQRDAKEAFSWTLQAAEKGLRIAQENVATSYLTGIGVTKDEKAAAYWYEQAAQNGSIIALKNLGYAYGKGFSVEHDEVKATFFFRRAAELGDVQSQEEYAKRLVWGIGCKADVIEALCWFSRAAAAGSAVAQCYMGKFALHGCEGVLPNEEFAVYWFELAAAQENPEACYLLGIISCEGQYGLEKKRKYGIDLIKKSAKAGNINAQRYLVTFYSSGDRPAYKKAFEWRKKAAAQGDFKAQHGLGRAYEVGLGCDKDIHLAIEWYKKAANQGYVVSMYCLAKIYQTGSIVDKNLNEALFWFKKATACGDLDAKEEIEETLKLLSLE from the coding sequence ATGGTTTTTAGATCTTTTTTTTTCGTTTGTTTTTTTAATTTTATACATTTTACTGCTTTTTTAGGTGCTGAAAATAATTATGACCATGTTCAAGACAGGGAAGATGCGTCTTTTGTCGAAAATGATTCTGAGGAAGTTTTATCTGAAGAAGTTGAAGTTAAAGATGTTGATCTACTGTATTCTTTGGGGATGCAATTTTTTACTGGATCAGGATGTGATAAATCCTTAGAGCAAGCATATGAATATTTTATGAAAGCTGCGCAAGAAGGGCATTTGTTGGCACAATTGCAGGTTGCCCGAATGTTGGAACGAGGATTGGGCGTGCAAAGAGATGCAAAAGAAGCGTTTTCATGGACGTTGCAAGCTGCAGAAAAAGGTCTTCGTATTGCGCAAGAAAACGTTGCAACATCTTATTTAACCGGAATTGGCGTGACAAAAGATGAAAAAGCAGCAGCTTATTGGTATGAACAAGCAGCCCAAAACGGTAGTATTATCGCCTTAAAAAATCTTGGATATGCCTATGGAAAAGGTTTTTCGGTTGAACATGATGAAGTTAAGGCGACATTCTTTTTTAGACGGGCAGCAGAGCTTGGAGATGTTCAATCACAAGAAGAATATGCAAAGCGATTGGTGTGGGGTATTGGTTGCAAGGCGGATGTGATAGAAGCGTTGTGTTGGTTTTCTCGAGCGGCCGCAGCGGGATCTGCGGTAGCACAATGTTATATGGGAAAGTTCGCATTACATGGCTGCGAAGGCGTTTTGCCAAACGAAGAGTTTGCTGTTTATTGGTTTGAACTGGCAGCAGCACAAGAAAATCCTGAAGCTTGCTATTTGCTTGGGATAATAAGTTGTGAGGGGCAATATGGTCTTGAGAAAAAAAGAAAATACGGAATAGATTTAATAAAAAAATCAGCGAAAGCTGGTAACATAAACGCGCAACGTTATTTAGTTACTTTTTATAGTTCGGGAGATAGGCCTGCGTACAAAAAAGCATTTGAATGGCGAAAAAAAGCAGCAGCACAAGGTGATTTTAAAGCGCAACATGGATTAGGTCGTGCGTACGAGGTTGGGCTTGGGTGTGATAAGGATATACATCTTGCAATTGAATGGTATAAAAAAGCTGCAAATCAGGGGTATGTTGTTTCTATGTACTGTCTTGCAAAAATATACCAGACAGGATCAATTGTTGATAAAAATCTAAATGAAGCTTTGTTTTGGTTTAAAAAGGCCACAGCCTGTGGAGATCTTGATGCCAAAGAAGAGATTGAAGAAACGTTAAAACTTCTCTCGCTTGAATAA
- a CDS encoding ClbS/DfsB family four-helix bundle protein, translated as MFTGRYVSPAELIAYQMGWVRRLIKWYECGKRGERMSMPGDGFSSWRYTEMAIYFYEKYWFDGGKQQDAEFERMYYSCAGNC; from the coding sequence TTGTTTACTGGTCGTTATGTAAGTCCTGCAGAGCTCATTGCATATCAAATGGGATGGGTGCGTAGACTTATTAAGTGGTATGAATGTGGTAAGCGTGGTGAGCGCATGTCCATGCCTGGTGATGGATTTTCCTCGTGGCGTTACACGGAAATGGCAATCTATTTTTATGAAAAATACTGGTTTGATGGTGGTAAACAACAAGATGCTGAATTTGAGCGCATGTATTATTCGTGTGCTGGAAATTGTTGA
- the dnaJ gene encoding molecular chaperone DnaJ: MAKRDYYDILGVSKTSTPEEIKKAYRKLALQYHPDKNPNNKEAEDKFKEAAEAYETLSDPQKRQQYDQFGHSGADFTGGHHYSNADEVFEQFGDIFGSFFGGGHQSRSRAKKTSPTAQNGSDLSQDVSISLQEAFLGTKKVVGVYRYQTCTDCNATGGADGAKATTCSSCRGHGQVMHQQGFFSFAKPCTTCKGQGIIITNPCKTCSGQSRVQKHEKLTVTIPAGIFDGAQLRLAEKGDAGVFGGRSGDLYIRTHIAAHSTFTRRENDLVTKLTLTYPQLVLGCQIEIESIDGTKETLKIPSGCQVGKEIVMPGKGFPVLGKNARGNLVIITQCHIPTKLTAEAKKTLLEFSSHIDTQNSNSNDGITGFFKKFLG; the protein is encoded by the coding sequence ATGGCAAAACGCGATTACTACGATATTCTTGGAGTATCAAAAACATCAACCCCCGAAGAAATAAAAAAAGCCTACAGAAAGCTCGCCCTTCAATATCACCCAGACAAAAACCCAAACAACAAAGAAGCTGAAGACAAATTTAAAGAAGCAGCAGAAGCATACGAAACACTTTCAGACCCTCAAAAGCGCCAACAATATGATCAATTTGGTCATTCTGGGGCAGATTTTACTGGCGGACATCATTATTCAAACGCAGACGAAGTCTTTGAACAGTTTGGAGACATCTTTGGTTCGTTCTTTGGCGGAGGCCACCAATCTCGATCCCGCGCAAAAAAAACTTCCCCAACAGCACAAAACGGAAGCGACCTTAGCCAAGACGTAAGCATCTCACTTCAAGAAGCATTTCTTGGAACAAAAAAAGTAGTCGGCGTGTATCGCTACCAAACATGTACCGATTGTAACGCAACGGGCGGAGCTGACGGCGCAAAAGCAACGACTTGTTCAAGCTGCAGAGGACATGGTCAAGTTATGCATCAACAAGGATTCTTTTCTTTTGCAAAACCATGCACAACATGTAAAGGACAGGGAATTATCATTACAAATCCATGCAAAACCTGTTCAGGGCAATCACGCGTACAAAAACACGAAAAACTCACCGTTACCATTCCAGCTGGCATCTTTGATGGCGCACAACTCAGACTTGCAGAAAAAGGCGATGCCGGAGTCTTTGGCGGACGCTCTGGCGATTTGTACATCAGAACACATATTGCAGCTCACTCAACATTTACAAGACGCGAAAACGATTTAGTTACAAAACTCACACTGACATATCCACAACTTGTCTTGGGATGCCAAATCGAAATCGAATCAATTGACGGAACAAAAGAAACATTAAAAATTCCATCAGGCTGCCAAGTTGGCAAAGAGATTGTAATGCCTGGAAAGGGTTTTCCCGTTCTTGGTAAAAATGCACGCGGCAACCTTGTGATAATCACACAATGTCACATTCCAACAAAACTTACCGCTGAAGCAAAAAAAACATTACTCGAGTTTTCATCTCATATTGATACGCAAAACTCAAATTCAAATGACGGAATAACCGGATTTTTTAAAAAATTTTTAGGATAA
- a CDS encoding sel1 repeat family protein produces MKFKWFFDALAWARSGWVLESEHDSAFGSTRYWRKDLSWAEIKQNRLGFVFLIMPFILILSLVLGFVFYSKDLKIKSAEAGDVNAQVELALEYYQKKDFNKSVAWAEKAAEGGNAFAQYMLSYAYRCGQGVVQDFDKAFYWCEKSANQGESCAQLDLGVMCTDGLGSVHPDYNKALYWLSLAEKSRQNDDACAYNLGQIYLKLEQFEKAAGYYKKTLSINSRHDDAALNLACLYFNGTGVPQDYVESRRFLLIAAENGSGLAMANLGLVYSNGFGVPVDLNKAQGWLEKAVAVGCEDAQGLLSKVIAAQK; encoded by the coding sequence ATGAAATTTAAATGGTTTTTTGATGCGTTGGCGTGGGCAAGGAGTGGTTGGGTTCTTGAAAGTGAACATGATTCTGCTTTTGGGAGTACTCGTTATTGGAGGAAGGATCTTTCTTGGGCTGAAATAAAACAAAATCGGTTGGGTTTTGTCTTTTTAATTATGCCATTTATTCTTATTTTGAGTTTGGTTTTGGGGTTTGTTTTTTATTCTAAGGACTTGAAGATAAAATCTGCAGAAGCCGGTGATGTTAATGCTCAAGTTGAGCTTGCGTTGGAATATTATCAAAAAAAAGATTTTAATAAATCTGTTGCTTGGGCAGAAAAGGCTGCTGAGGGTGGTAATGCATTTGCTCAGTATATGTTGTCTTATGCATATCGTTGTGGACAGGGTGTTGTGCAAGACTTTGATAAGGCTTTTTATTGGTGTGAAAAATCTGCTAATCAGGGAGAATCTTGCGCACAATTAGATTTGGGAGTCATGTGCACGGATGGTCTTGGCTCTGTCCATCCTGATTATAATAAAGCTTTATATTGGCTGTCTTTGGCGGAAAAAAGCCGGCAAAATGATGATGCGTGCGCATATAATTTGGGACAGATTTATTTAAAGTTAGAACAATTTGAAAAGGCTGCAGGGTATTATAAAAAGACGTTGTCTATTAATTCGCGGCATGATGATGCGGCTCTTAATTTGGCTTGTTTGTATTTTAACGGTACTGGTGTTCCGCAAGATTATGTCGAATCACGTAGGTTTCTTTTGATTGCAGCAGAAAATGGTTCGGGTCTGGCGATGGCAAATTTGGGGTTGGTTTACTCGAATGGATTTGGGGTTCCGGTTGATTTGAATAAAGCTCAAGGGTGGTTAGAAAAAGCAGTTGCTGTGGGATGCGAAGATGCACAGGGCTTATTGTCTAAGGTTATAGCGGCTCAAAAATAA
- a CDS encoding HU family DNA-binding protein produces the protein MNKAELVELMAKQTDLTKAACKNALEAFVGIVETSLKKGKSVVLTGFGTFEVIKRKERVGVNPATRAKMKIPAKKVPKFKPGKQLKDLVA, from the coding sequence ATGAACAAGGCAGAACTTGTTGAGCTTATGGCTAAACAAACAGATCTTACAAAGGCTGCTTGCAAAAATGCATTAGAAGCTTTTGTTGGTATCGTTGAAACATCACTTAAAAAAGGTAAATCAGTAGTCCTTACAGGATTTGGTACTTTTGAAGTGATTAAACGTAAAGAACGTGTTGGTGTTAACCCAGCAACAAGAGCAAAGATGAAAATCCCTGCTAAAAAAGTTCCTAAGTTTAAACCAGGCAAACAACTTAAAGATCTTGTAGCGTAA
- the mnmE gene encoding tRNA uridine-5-carboxymethylaminomethyl(34) synthesis GTPase MnmE → MIDLKQKSIVACCTAKGAAAAALIRISGHDAFEVVKKISRFPAKKTIFDFESHVVRYGRVVDSQTTLVIDEVLFLIMRGPKTFTGFDTVEITCHGNPIIVQKIIDAAVVAGARIADRGEFTRQAVENEKIDLVQAEAIHELVVAQNEVAVDRALAQVDGSLSKKISEIEEQIVRLLAFVEASFEFVEEEHEDLGYAHLVKKEYDAVCDSVSTLVVNCDRQNHLKNGFRVVCVGSVNAGKSTLFNRLVGANRSIVTNVAGTTRDVVDATVVKDGALVTFVDTAGIRESFDVVEQIGIERSLSEIARADLVVLVVDVTRKISAEEDELYARLSRESCNKLLVVKNKIDSAIDYDVLARLNILFPVVHVSVSALSGQGVNELWKQIQDVVQLCMIEESPFLLNERHKNILLSVQQSLTVVGDYLYPHQQFELAAAQLHELLEIFSRMTGRNVAEKVLDQVFSSFCLGK, encoded by the coding sequence ATGATTGATCTGAAGCAAAAATCTATCGTGGCCTGTTGTACGGCAAAAGGCGCTGCGGCTGCGGCGTTGATCCGTATCTCAGGCCACGATGCATTTGAAGTAGTAAAAAAAATTTCTCGGTTTCCTGCTAAAAAAACAATTTTTGATTTTGAAAGTCATGTTGTCAGATACGGAAGAGTTGTTGATTCGCAGACAACGTTGGTAATCGATGAAGTTTTATTTTTGATAATGCGTGGTCCAAAGACGTTTACAGGTTTTGATACGGTTGAAATAACCTGTCACGGAAATCCGATTATCGTTCAAAAAATTATAGATGCTGCAGTTGTTGCTGGGGCGCGCATTGCTGATCGAGGTGAATTTACTCGACAAGCAGTTGAAAATGAAAAAATTGATCTTGTTCAAGCAGAAGCAATTCACGAACTTGTTGTTGCGCAAAATGAAGTTGCTGTAGATCGTGCATTAGCGCAGGTTGATGGTTCGTTATCAAAAAAAATATCGGAAATCGAAGAGCAGATTGTTCGCTTGCTAGCGTTTGTTGAGGCGAGTTTTGAATTTGTTGAAGAAGAACATGAAGACTTGGGGTATGCGCATCTGGTAAAAAAAGAATATGATGCCGTTTGTGATTCTGTTTCTACGTTGGTTGTAAATTGCGATAGACAAAATCATTTGAAGAATGGTTTTAGAGTTGTTTGTGTCGGTTCAGTAAATGCCGGGAAGTCAACTTTGTTTAATCGGTTGGTTGGAGCAAACCGTTCAATTGTGACAAATGTTGCAGGGACAACTCGCGATGTTGTTGATGCAACTGTTGTTAAAGATGGAGCTTTGGTGACGTTTGTTGATACTGCTGGAATCAGAGAGTCGTTTGATGTTGTTGAGCAAATTGGAATCGAGCGTTCTTTGAGTGAAATAGCTCGAGCAGACCTTGTTGTTTTGGTTGTTGATGTTACTCGTAAAATCTCAGCAGAAGAAGATGAATTGTACGCTCGATTGAGTCGTGAGAGTTGTAATAAATTATTAGTGGTTAAGAATAAAATAGATAGCGCGATAGATTATGACGTGCTTGCACGATTAAATATTCTTTTTCCGGTTGTTCATGTTTCTGTGAGTGCGCTTTCCGGTCAAGGAGTAAATGAGCTTTGGAAGCAGATTCAAGACGTGGTGCAATTGTGCATGATCGAAGAATCGCCATTTTTGTTAAATGAGCGCCACAAAAATATTTTGCTGTCAGTTCAGCAGTCACTAACGGTGGTTGGAGATTATTTGTATCCTCATCAGCAATTTGAGCTCGCAGCAGCGCAATTACATGAATTGTTAGAAATTTTCTCTCGCATGACCGGAAGAAATGTCGCTGAAAAGGTTTTAGACCAAGTTTTTTCTTCGTTTTGTCTTGGCAAATAA
- the trxA gene encoding thioredoxin yields MVRVLTSQEFEKEVLQSKLPVIVDFFAPWCGPCRMVAPVFDDLAKKWGVSHSFFKVNIDESQDVARALGVSSIPAFFFFDEGKIVGKSLGYKNQAALESLMTQFFSE; encoded by the coding sequence ATGGTTAGAGTATTGACGTCTCAAGAATTTGAAAAAGAAGTTTTGCAATCGAAATTGCCGGTGATAGTTGATTTTTTTGCGCCTTGGTGTGGCCCGTGTCGTATGGTTGCGCCAGTTTTTGATGATTTAGCTAAAAAATGGGGCGTTTCTCATAGTTTTTTTAAAGTAAACATAGATGAATCGCAAGATGTTGCCAGGGCTTTGGGTGTTTCTTCTATTCCAGCCTTTTTCTTTTTTGATGAGGGCAAGATTGTTGGCAAGTCTCTTGGGTATAAAAATCAAGCGGCCTTGGAATCTTTAATGACACAGTTTTTTTCTGAATAA
- the rplS gene encoding 50S ribosomal protein L19 codes for MKASNLTKETVLQVDLPQRDFPTFNVGDTIEVDQIIQEDKKERIQKFAGNVIAMRRNGAGSTFIVRKIAAGNIGVEKIFPFYSPIISAIKVLKEGIVRRAKLFYLRDAVGKAAKIKEKRRDDSSK; via the coding sequence ATGAAAGCATCAAATCTTACAAAAGAAACCGTTCTGCAAGTAGATCTTCCTCAGAGAGATTTTCCGACCTTCAACGTTGGTGACACCATTGAAGTCGATCAAATCATCCAAGAAGATAAAAAAGAACGTATCCAAAAATTTGCTGGCAATGTTATTGCAATGAGACGCAACGGTGCGGGTTCAACCTTTATCGTTAGAAAAATTGCAGCCGGGAACATCGGAGTAGAAAAAATTTTTCCTTTTTACTCACCAATAATCTCTGCAATCAAAGTCCTCAAAGAAGGTATCGTACGAAGAGCTAAGCTTTTCTACCTTCGAGACGCTGTTGGTAAAGCAGCAAAAATTAAGGAAAAACGTCGCGACGATTCTTCTAAATAA